The following are from one region of the Sandaracinus amylolyticus genome:
- a CDS encoding aldo/keto reductase translates to MQIRTLGRTSVRVSEIALGTWGLASGAYGEKTEPSRFESVVKAAWDAGVTTFDVAPLWGDGESEWRTAAALGDHLKDAVLITRTGQATMGDRLSGRFDSQQIIDDVEASLKRLGRETIDVVLLHNPPMKVLQSDLYRKGVDHLLASGKVRAWGASVVTAEEGRAALEVGAQAIGIAHHALDPHVLHDLSATMKHYGAAAIARSPLCYGLLAGRWTNETKFGERDHRSRRWDATSFAERLRQVEDLRFLVKDDVPDLATAALRFVLSSPFVATACVGARTIEQVTSAASASREKPYLPPEDLKRVASVWSGGAGVFGGGVAKK, encoded by the coding sequence ATGCAGATCCGGACTCTCGGTCGGACCTCGGTGCGCGTGTCCGAGATCGCCCTCGGGACATGGGGGCTCGCGAGCGGTGCCTACGGCGAGAAGACCGAGCCCTCGCGCTTCGAGTCGGTCGTGAAGGCGGCGTGGGACGCGGGCGTGACGACGTTCGACGTCGCGCCGCTCTGGGGCGACGGCGAGAGCGAGTGGCGCACCGCCGCCGCGCTCGGCGATCACCTGAAGGACGCGGTGCTGATCACGCGCACCGGCCAGGCGACGATGGGCGATCGCTTGAGCGGGCGCTTCGACTCCCAGCAGATCATCGACGACGTCGAGGCCTCGCTGAAGCGGCTCGGCCGCGAGACGATCGACGTCGTGCTGCTGCACAACCCGCCGATGAAGGTCCTGCAGTCGGACCTCTATCGGAAGGGCGTCGATCACCTGCTCGCGAGCGGCAAGGTGCGGGCGTGGGGCGCGAGCGTCGTGACCGCGGAGGAGGGGCGCGCCGCGCTCGAGGTCGGCGCGCAGGCGATCGGGATCGCGCACCACGCGCTCGACCCGCACGTGCTGCACGATCTGTCGGCGACGATGAAGCACTACGGCGCCGCCGCGATCGCGCGCTCGCCGCTCTGCTACGGCCTCCTCGCCGGGCGCTGGACCAACGAGACGAAGTTCGGCGAGCGCGATCACCGCAGCCGTCGTTGGGACGCGACGAGCTTCGCGGAGCGGCTGCGTCAGGTGGAGGATCTGCGCTTCCTCGTGAAGGACGACGTGCCGGACCTCGCGACCGCCGCGCTTCGCTTCGTGCTCTCGAGCCCGTTCGTCGCGACGGCGTGCGTCGGCGCGCGCACGATCGAGCAGGTCACGAGCGCGGCGAGCGCGTCGCGCGAGAAGCCGTACCTGCCGCCCGAGGATCTCAAGCGGGTCGCGTCGGTGTGGAGCGGCGGCGCGGGCGTGTTCGGCGGCGGGGTCGCGAAGAAGTGA
- a CDS encoding TIGR02147 family protein — MADVFAYLDYRAFLRDVYAEKKALGRGFSFRAFSRLAGLRSPNYLKLVIDGERNLSDQMAPRFATALGLRDDAARYFVDLVAFNQAKDAAARNAAYTRLTGFRRYRSAHRLELAHAAYHSTWYLPAIRELAARRDFEAEPEWVAPRLRPPISKDEAKSALATLFELGLLVTGEDGRVGQGEALVSTGPETRGHHIGNYHRMMMSRAASSIDDVPAAERDVSSLTLCVGSKGLAEIKDRIQKFRRELLELSTREGDPREVVQINFQLFPLTKAEKTSARKAKAPR, encoded by the coding sequence TTGGCCGACGTCTTCGCGTACCTCGACTACCGCGCGTTCTTGCGGGACGTGTACGCCGAGAAGAAGGCGCTCGGGCGTGGATTCTCCTTCCGCGCGTTCTCGCGCCTCGCGGGGCTCCGCTCGCCGAACTATCTGAAGCTCGTGATCGACGGCGAGCGCAACCTCTCGGACCAGATGGCACCGCGCTTCGCGACCGCGCTCGGTCTGCGCGACGACGCGGCGCGCTACTTCGTCGATCTCGTCGCGTTCAACCAGGCGAAGGACGCGGCCGCGCGCAACGCCGCGTATACGCGCCTCACCGGGTTCCGCCGCTATCGCAGCGCGCACCGGCTCGAGCTCGCGCACGCCGCCTATCACTCGACCTGGTACCTGCCCGCGATCCGCGAGCTCGCCGCGCGCCGTGACTTCGAGGCGGAGCCCGAGTGGGTCGCGCCGCGCCTGCGCCCGCCGATCTCGAAGGACGAGGCGAAGAGCGCGCTCGCGACGCTCTTCGAGCTCGGCCTGCTCGTCACCGGCGAGGACGGCCGCGTGGGCCAGGGCGAGGCGCTGGTGTCGACGGGCCCCGAGACGCGCGGGCACCACATCGGCAACTACCACCGCATGATGATGTCGCGCGCCGCATCGTCGATCGACGACGTGCCCGCAGCCGAGCGCGACGTCAGCTCGCTGACGCTCTGTGTGGGCAGCAAGGGCCTCGCGGAGATCAAGGATCGGATCCAGAAGTTCCGCCGCGAGCTGCTCGAGCTCTCGACGCGCGAGGGCGATCCGCGCGAGGTGGTGCAGATCAATTTCCAGCTCTTCCCGCTGACGAAGGCGGAGAAGACCTCGGCGAGAAAGGCGAAGGCTCCGCGATGA